Genomic DNA from Nitratidesulfovibrio vulgaris str. Hildenborough:
CCGGATATGCTCCCGCAACATCGCCCTCTGTCTGGCACACCAGATTATCAGAGCGCTACATCATTTGGTGCTTGCCATTTCATCCGTTGCCCCCTACAGTACCACCTGTAACGAATAGAGGGGCTTCCGGGTGGATGCCCTGCCACGTCGCCACAAGAGGCCAGACCATGAGAACGCAACACGACACCGCAACCTGCCGCACCGCTCGTCCGGTCGACGTGGCGTGTGTTTCGTCAGCGTCCTCTTCCGTCGGCATCTCCCTGTCGTGCAAGGCCCCCTGCGGGGCCTTTTTCGTTTTCCGTTCGTTTACCTTCGGCTATTGGTATCGTTCCATCACCTAGGGACACGAGCGGACTTACCCCGTCGCAGGCATTCAGGGCCGGGACACCGCAAGTGTCCCGGCCCTTTCGCATGTTCCGGGGGGCACGCCCCACGACGTCAGGCAATCACCCGGCAGCCACCACCGCACCGGAGGAGCACAACGCATGTACACAGCTTCAGTCCTACTGGCCTTTCTTCCCGTGGTCGCCATCTTCCTGCTGTTGCTCGTGTATCGCGTCGCAGCGGATACGGCGGGCTACATCGGCTGGGGTGTCGCCGCCCTCGTGGCCATCTTCTGGTTCGACACACCCGTGCAGGTCGTCCTGCTGGCAAGCGCGGCCGGGCTTGTGGCCTCGCTGCCCATCACGCTGGTCATGGGTGCGAGCATCCTGCAGATTTCCGTGATGCAGGAGACGGGCGCGGTGGCGCGCGTCGTGGCGCTCATGAAGAGCATCGCCCCCGGCCAGCAGGCCGTTCAGATCATGCTCATCAACGTGGGCTTCGGCATCCTGCTGACGTCACTGGGAGCGGTGACGGTGTCGATCCTGCCGCCCATCATGCTGGCGCTGGGCTATTCCACCATGACGGCCATCCTGCTGCCCGCCATCGGGTACGACGCCCTGTGCACCTATGCCCTGCTCGGCATTCCCGCCGTGGTGTACGCCAACTTCGTAGGCCAGCCGGTCAACGAGGTCGGCGGCTACTTCGCGCGGTACATGCCCGTCATCTCGACCTGCATCGCACTGGGCATGCTCCAGCTCACCGGGGGCATGAAGATGGTGCGCAAGGGCCTTGTCCCCGCACTTGTGGCAGGCCTCACGGCGGGCTTCACGGCCATATTCATGGCCCGCCTCGGGCTGGTCACCATCACGGGCATCGCAGCGGGCCTTGCGGTCATCGCCGTGCTGATGCTGTACATCCGCCTCACGGGCAAGCCCCTCCGCGACAGGAACCTGCTTGCCGAGAACGACCTCGCGGCGGAACGCCACCTGTCACTGGCGGCGGCCTGTTCACCGTGGATTCTGCTGACCGTGGTCTCGCTCGTGCTCAATGCGCCCTTCCTGCCGTTCTTCGACTTCACCTTCAAACAGCTCTCCATGCCCGTGGAGATCATCCCGCGCTCGCCCGAGAGGATTCGCCTCTTCTGGCAGGCGTACTTCTGGGTCATCGTGTGCACCTTCGCCGCGCTGCCCTTCCTCAAGGCCACGAAGGCGCAGGTGACCTCGGCCCTCGGCAAGGCTGGCAAACGCGCCCTGCGACCCATGATGTCCGCCTCGGTGTTCTTCGCCATCGCCTACGTCATGAACCATTCGGGCAAGACGCCTGACTGGGTGCTGGCCGACAAGCTGCACAACATGGTCTACCTCATGGCAGATGCCTCGGCGGCGACATTCGGCAAGTTCTATCCGCTGGTGGCCCCCTACCTCGGGCTTCTGGGCGGCTTCATCAGCGGTTCCGAATCGTCGTCCATCGCCATGCTCACCAAACTGCACCTCTCCACTTCGGAGTCCATCGGGGCCTCGGGTCTGCTGGTCGCAGCGGCCAGCGGCATCGGTGGCGGACTCGCCAGCGTGATATCACCCGCCAAACTGCAGAACGCAGCGGCGAGCATCGACCGCATCCGTGACGCGGCACAGGCCATTCGCCCGGCCTTCGTCATCGCCATGCTCATCACGGGTGTCTGTTCGGTGATGACCATGTTCTGGGCCTATTAGCGACCGACAACAGGAACCCCGCGTCTGACGCGGGGTTCCACTGATCAAAGGCCGGTGCATGACGCCCCGGCCCGAAAGACATGCCATGTCCTGTCACCGTTCCTGGCCACGCACACCAGTGATGCCCTGCCCGCGTCCCCGTCCGGCATCAGCGCACGACACGGTCGGCGCAACTGGTGCCCACGAGAAACGCGGCGGCGTCCACATACGCGCCGATGGCGGCGACGACGGGTTCCGGTGCATCCCTGAACTCGAGCCCGCACACGATGCGCCCGCCCTCACCCGCCACATTGCGGACAACGGCCCCCACTTCCACGGGCTGCTCGCCACCGGGCAACCTGAAGGAGCACTGGACCTCCGTTCCCGCAGCAAGAGTGGGGAGCCCCTCCTCCTCGAAATAGGCGACCTTGCATCCACCACGCGACACATCGAGCAGGTAGCCTGCCATGTTGCCCGCCTCGTGGCGGAGCAATGCCGGAACGGAGCAGTTGACCCACGCATCCTTGCGAAGGCTCACCGCTTCGACCGATTCGGGATGACGCAGGAAGAGCAGCCGGTGCGGCACCGCGACGGATGTCTCGATGGTGGTTTCGCAACCGTGCACTTCACCGGTGCAATGGAGGTAGCGCAGGACGACGGGCTTGTCCGGGTAGAGGTGGTCCTTGAGCGCGAGGTTCGACGGCATCTTCACGATGAGATAACGGCCCGCATCCCAGCCGACAAAGACCGACATGAAGCGGTCGCCCACACCTTTCGGTTCCACCACCACACGGTCACCGACACGGGCATCGAACACACGGACATGCACACCGGGTCTGCCTTGATTCATGAGGTCTCCCTTCCTCCGCAGCCACGTCCTGCACACGGCAGCCAGTCCGCCGGGTACCGATACGGGGGCTCGTGTTACGCACGGCACAGATGCCACACTACACGACCAGCATACATGAGTGTTGCCGTGTCGGGCAACACACGACCAACAGACGAAGGGAGTACACACGCTGCCGATGGCAGTCGGCCGCATATCTCCGTGCCGATGCCCACGCAGTGCCATGTCATGGGCCCAAGCCTCGCCGCAGTGGTCACTAGGTACGCACACTGGGGAGGCGTTTAGTTTGGCACAAGGCGTGAGTTCGAGAGCGTCAGGTGTTTTGCCTTGACGCACAAAGGTTTACAATGAAGTCTTGTGCCAAATATCGCGCTACGCAAAATATGATGCGGATGTGAAAAAATGGAAGAAAAGCGCGCGCGGATTGGCACAGACCAACCCCACTTTAGAACGAAAACGGGCGGCCCTGTCGGGTCGCCCGTTTGTTTTATGTAGATGCTTCGTGCAAGCAGCAAAAAAGCTATCTAGAAAAAGGACTGCATTTTGCTGCGCAGGTGTGGCATTTGCGCTTCAGTTCAATTCTCTGCCAACCCACACCGCACGTCCAATAATGCGTATTCCATTGGAAAGGTCGCCTCGAGCGTCAATTTCCAGAGGTGGATACACGGCGTTATAGCTTGAAAGCACGATTTTTCCCGGCGCTGCATTCACCATCTTCAGATAGACCACATCCTCAACGCCAACAGCATAAACTTTGCCCGCGCGCGGGTCTCTCTGGCTCTGGTCGATGAGAACCACGTCGCCGTTCATTATATTGGGTTCCATACTATCGCCATCCACGCGCATCAGCACCATATGCGAAGGCTGCCCCTTGCGTAGCAAGAAGTCTGTGCGGAAGGCATAGCGACGCTCAATATTAGCCCCAGTCTCAAAGCTGCCATTGCCTGCACTCAAGCGGGCTTCGACCATAGGTAGCATCATGATTTCGCAGTCGTCACATTCGATGACGTGCGCCTTTCCGGCATGAGCCAAGGGGGGCGTCATTTCTTCCTGCGCAGACTCAGACTTTGTAACGACACGAGCTATGGGGTCGCCCGCCCGAAGCATTCCCACGCGGACGGGTTCCATTGCTACAGCTTCAGGCTGTCTTCCAAAGAAGAGCCAATCACTGCTGATTCCTGTTTTTTCAGCAAAAGACTGTATCCACACCGGGGGAACTTCCCCACGCTTGCGCGCACCGCTAACCGACTGCGGCGTTATGCCCAGTATTCTTGCTAAATCAGAATCGTTTTTAGCTCCAGAGGCGACCATCAGTCGTTCTAGAACGGCTTCAAACGATTTCGCTCTTTCCATGTTGAACTCCGAAATTAACAAACTAGAAGCGATAAGCTTTTTATTTATACAAATGCAAGACTTACATATTTAGTGCGCATTTTAAACTTAGAAATGAAATTTTTGGTTGAAACAATAAGCCTAAGACTGTAGAAGTGGCTTGCGGGCGGTAGAAAAACAACCGTGACAAGTTAACCTTATCTGCCCGTGCACACCCGGTCAACGTCCAGAGCGTTAGAGAGTCTGGACGGTGACCTCACAAATGAACGGACGGTAACGGTGAACACGGTGACGCTCTCCCTCTTTGACGACAGCGCGGCACGCCTTGCCGGGCTGAACGCCACCCTGAAGACAGCCATGCAACGCACTATTGCGGCAAGTGGGCTGTCACGGGAGCAGGTCCTTGACCGCATGAACACGCTAGCGAAACAGGCGGGGGTGAAGCTCACCACGGGCAACGCCCACCAGCTTTCGCTGGCGACGCTCGACAAATGGCTGAACCCGGCTGACCGCGAGCACCTGCCTTCCGTTCTGGCTCTCCATGTCTTCTGCCTTGCCGTG
This window encodes:
- a CDS encoding L-lactate permease; translated protein: MYTASVLLAFLPVVAIFLLLLVYRVAADTAGYIGWGVAALVAIFWFDTPVQVVLLASAAGLVASLPITLVMGASILQISVMQETGAVARVVALMKSIAPGQQAVQIMLINVGFGILLTSLGAVTVSILPPIMLALGYSTMTAILLPAIGYDALCTYALLGIPAVVYANFVGQPVNEVGGYFARYMPVISTCIALGMLQLTGGMKMVRKGLVPALVAGLTAGFTAIFMARLGLVTITGIAAGLAVIAVLMLYIRLTGKPLRDRNLLAENDLAAERHLSLAAACSPWILLTVVSLVLNAPFLPFFDFTFKQLSMPVEIIPRSPERIRLFWQAYFWVIVCTFAALPFLKATKAQVTSALGKAGKRALRPMMSASVFFAIAYVMNHSGKTPDWVLADKLHNMVYLMADASAATFGKFYPLVAPYLGLLGGFISGSESSSIAMLTKLHLSTSESIGASGLLVAAASGIGGGLASVISPAKLQNAAASIDRIRDAAQAIRPAFVIAMLITGVCSVMTMFWAY
- a CDS encoding flagellar brake protein, producing MNQGRPGVHVRVFDARVGDRVVVEPKGVGDRFMSVFVGWDAGRYLIVKMPSNLALKDHLYPDKPVVLRYLHCTGEVHGCETTIETSVAVPHRLLFLRHPESVEAVSLRKDAWVNCSVPALLRHEAGNMAGYLLDVSRGGCKVAYFEEEGLPTLAAGTEVQCSFRLPGGEQPVEVGAVVRNVAGEGGRIVCGLEFRDAPEPVVAAIGAYVDAAAFLVGTSCADRVVR
- a CDS encoding LexA family transcriptional regulator; protein product: MERAKSFEAVLERLMVASGAKNDSDLARILGITPQSVSGARKRGEVPPVWIQSFAEKTGISSDWLFFGRQPEAVAMEPVRVGMLRAGDPIARVVTKSESAQEEMTPPLAHAGKAHVIECDDCEIMMLPMVEARLSAGNGSFETGANIERRYAFRTDFLLRKGQPSHMVLMRVDGDSMEPNIMNGDVVLIDQSQRDPRAGKVYAVGVEDVVYLKMVNAAPGKIVLSSYNAVYPPLEIDARGDLSNGIRIIGRAVWVGRELN